A window of the Thalassospira indica genome harbors these coding sequences:
- a CDS encoding NADH-quinone oxidoreductase subunit M produces the protein MSDWPILSIVTFLPLVGAALLLLINGEEATVARNSRWVALWTSGFTFLVSLMLWVNFDATTADFQFVEQADWMPGLNISYHMGVDGISVLFVLLATFLTPICILSAWEAIQKRVKEYMIAFLVLETMMVGMFSALDGLLFYLFFEGVLIPMFIIIGVWGGQRRVYAAFKLFLYTLLGSVLMLVALLAMYFEAGTTDIPTLMEYGFDYNMQLWLWLAFFASFAVKVPMWPVHTWLPDAHVEAPTAGSVILAGVLLKMGGYGFLRFSLPMMPLASETFAPLVFTLSIVAIIYTSLVALAQQDMKKLIAYSSVAHMGIVTIGAFTFNQHGIEGSIFQMLSHGVVSGALFLCVGVVYDRIHTREIDAYGGLVHRMPSYALIFMFFTMASVGLPGTGGFVGEILALLGAFEANTWVAFFAATGLILGAAYALYLYRRIIFGALTKENLKTILDLSPREWIIFAPLVIIVLWMGVYPVSFLDIMHVSVENLVNQVETAQAAAAQAAQLAAN, from the coding sequence ATGAGTGATTGGCCAATTCTTTCGATCGTCACTTTCCTGCCACTGGTCGGTGCAGCCCTGCTGCTGCTGATCAATGGTGAAGAGGCGACTGTTGCCCGCAATTCCCGTTGGGTTGCGCTTTGGACCTCGGGGTTCACGTTCCTCGTATCCTTGATGCTGTGGGTGAACTTCGATGCAACGACCGCAGATTTCCAGTTCGTCGAACAGGCGGACTGGATGCCGGGTCTGAACATTTCCTATCACATGGGCGTTGACGGTATTTCCGTTCTCTTCGTCCTGCTTGCGACCTTCCTCACACCGATTTGTATCCTGTCGGCATGGGAAGCCATCCAGAAGCGCGTGAAGGAATACATGATCGCCTTCCTCGTTCTTGAAACGATGATGGTCGGTATGTTCAGTGCCCTTGACGGTCTGCTGTTCTATCTGTTCTTCGAAGGCGTCCTGATCCCGATGTTCATCATCATCGGCGTCTGGGGTGGTCAGCGTCGCGTCTATGCGGCATTCAAGCTGTTCCTTTATACCCTTCTTGGTTCGGTCCTGATGCTGGTGGCACTGCTTGCGATGTATTTCGAAGCGGGCACCACCGATATCCCGACCCTGATGGAATACGGCTTCGATTATAATATGCAGCTCTGGCTGTGGCTGGCCTTCTTTGCATCGTTCGCCGTCAAGGTGCCGATGTGGCCGGTCCATACCTGGCTGCCTGATGCCCACGTTGAGGCACCGACGGCTGGTTCTGTGATCCTGGCTGGCGTGCTGTTGAAAATGGGTGGTTACGGTTTCCTGCGTTTCTCGCTGCCGATGATGCCGCTGGCATCTGAAACCTTCGCACCGCTCGTCTTCACGCTGTCGATTGTTGCAATCATCTATACGTCGCTGGTCGCCCTTGCGCAGCAGGACATGAAAAAGCTGATTGCATATTCGTCGGTCGCCCATATGGGGATTGTTACCATCGGTGCATTCACCTTTAACCAGCATGGTATCGAAGGTTCGATCTTCCAGATGCTCAGCCACGGTGTGGTTTCCGGTGCACTCTTCCTGTGTGTCGGTGTGGTCTATGACCGTATCCATACCCGTGAAATCGACGCCTATGGTGGTCTTGTCCACCGTATGCCGAGCTACGCACTGATCTTCATGTTCTTCACCATGGCATCGGTTGGTCTGCCGGGGACGGGTGGGTTCGTTGGCGAAATCCTCGCACTTCTCGGTGCGTTCGAAGCCAACACCTGGGTCGCCTTCTTTGCGGCAACCGGTCTGATCCTTGGTGCGGCCTATGCGCTGTATCTCTATCGCCGGATTATTTTCGGGGCACTCACCAAAGAGAACCTGAAAACCATCCTCGATCTGAGCCCGCGTGAATGGATTATCTTTGCACCGCTGGTGATCATCGTTCTGTGGATGGGGGTCTATCCGGTCTCCTTCCTCGACATCATGCATGTCTCGGTTGAGAACCTCGTCAACCAGGTCGAAACGGCCCAGGCTGCAGCGGCACAAGCCGCCCAGCTGGCTGCGAATTGA
- the nuoN gene encoding NADH-quinone oxidoreductase subunit NuoN, with protein sequence MGVSMLNLGAALPEMFMAVSALALLMLGVFAGKDKSFRTVSWLAVAAQVITIALVVMGDGGSAFFGQFSADPFAKFCKVLILIGSATGIIMAMNFAERENMARFEFPILISLATLGMMAMVSATDMLSLYLGLELQSLALYVVAAIRRDTVRSTESGLKYFILGSIASGILLYGMSMVYGFTGTTNFTVLGNTLVGGELPLGALVGLAFIFAGLCFKVSAVPFHMWTPDVYEGAPTPVTSFFAVAPKIAGLALFIRVAVGPFGGAVEDWQQIIVLISILSMAVGSFAALRQENIKRLMAYSSIGHVGFALVGLAAGTQEGVTGVLVYLGIYLVMNLGTFAVILCMRRNDRMNEEITDLAGLAKTKPLMAAITAIFMFSMAGIPPLAGFFGKFYVFKAAVDSGLVTLAVIGLVTSVVSAYYYLRIIKVMYFDEPVEGFDRNGTEMNVIMAVATIIILAFVFFPNPLMDSAAVAAASLFGM encoded by the coding sequence ATGGGAGTTTCTATGCTCAACCTCGGGGCCGCGCTGCCCGAAATGTTTATGGCAGTTTCTGCCTTGGCGCTGTTGATGCTTGGGGTTTTCGCCGGCAAGGACAAATCCTTCCGCACCGTATCCTGGCTGGCAGTTGCCGCCCAGGTCATTACCATTGCACTGGTGGTGATGGGTGATGGTGGTTCGGCATTCTTTGGTCAGTTCAGCGCTGATCCGTTTGCCAAGTTCTGCAAGGTTCTGATCCTGATCGGTTCTGCAACCGGTATCATTATGGCCATGAACTTTGCCGAGCGTGAAAACATGGCACGCTTCGAGTTCCCGATCCTGATCTCTCTTGCCACCCTTGGCATGATGGCGATGGTATCGGCAACCGATATGCTGTCGCTGTATCTTGGCCTCGAACTGCAGTCACTTGCGCTTTATGTTGTTGCGGCAATCCGCCGTGACACCGTGCGTTCGACGGAATCGGGTCTGAAATACTTCATCCTCGGTTCGATCGCCTCGGGTATCCTGCTGTATGGCATGTCAATGGTCTATGGCTTCACCGGCACCACGAACTTCACTGTTCTTGGCAATACGCTTGTCGGTGGTGAACTGCCGCTGGGTGCGCTGGTTGGTCTGGCCTTCATCTTTGCCGGTCTGTGCTTCAAGGTTTCCGCTGTTCCGTTCCACATGTGGACCCCGGACGTTTATGAAGGTGCGCCGACCCCGGTCACGTCCTTCTTTGCGGTTGCCCCGAAGATTGCCGGCCTGGCGCTGTTCATCCGCGTTGCCGTTGGTCCGTTTGGCGGTGCTGTTGAAGACTGGCAGCAGATCATTGTCCTGATCTCCATCCTGTCGATGGCGGTTGGTTCGTTTGCTGCACTCCGTCAGGAAAACATCAAACGTCTGATGGCCTATTCGTCCATCGGTCACGTTGGTTTCGCACTTGTCGGTCTGGCCGCAGGCACGCAGGAAGGTGTCACCGGTGTTCTGGTTTATCTGGGTATTTACCTTGTCATGAACCTTGGCACCTTTGCCGTCATCCTGTGCATGCGTCGTAACGACCGCATGAACGAGGAAATCACCGATCTCGCCGGTCTTGCGAAAACCAAGCCGCTGATGGCTGCGATCACTGCGATCTTCATGTTCTCGATGGCAGGTATCCCGCCGCTGGCTGGCTTCTTTGGCAAGTTCTATGTCTTCAAGGCAGCCGTCGATTCCGGTCTTGTGACGCTTGCAGTAATTGGCCTCGTGACCTCGGTCGTCAGTGCCTATTACTACCTGCGTATCATCAAGGTCATGTATTTCGACGAGCCGGTCGAAGGCTTTGATCGCAATGGTACCGAGATGAATGTCATCATGGCGGTTGCCACGATCATCATCCTGGCCTTCGTCTTCTTCCCGAACCCGCTGATGGATAGTGCAGCTGTTGCCGCGGCATCGCTGTTTGGGATGTAA